Proteins encoded in a region of the Pseudochaenichthys georgianus chromosome 20, fPseGeo1.2, whole genome shotgun sequence genome:
- the eloca gene encoding elongin C paralog a yields MDGEERTYGGCEGPDAMYVKLISSDGHEFIVKREHALTSGTIKAMLSGPGQFAENETNEVNFREIPSHVLSKVCMYFTYKVRYTNSSTEIPEFPIAPEIALELLMAANFLDC; encoded by the exons ATGG ACGGAGAAGAGAGAACCTACGGTGGCTGTGAAGGGCCAGATGCCATGTACGTGAAGCTGATCTCTTCGGATGGCCACGAGTTTATCGTGAAACGGGAACACGCCTTAACATCCGGGACGATCAAAGCCATGTTGAGCGGACCTG GTCAGTTTGCTGAGAACGAAACCAACGAGGTGAACTTCAGGGAGATCCCGTCTCACGTGCTCTCCAAGGTCTGCATGTACTTCACCTACAAGGTCCGCTACACCAACAGCTCCACGGAAATCCCAGAATTCCCCATCGCTCCGGAGATCGCGCTGGAACTGCTCATGGCTGCAAACTTTTTGGATTGCTAA